From Dioscorea cayenensis subsp. rotundata cultivar TDr96_F1 chromosome 13, TDr96_F1_v2_PseudoChromosome.rev07_lg8_w22 25.fasta, whole genome shotgun sequence, the proteins below share one genomic window:
- the LOC120274945 gene encoding uncharacterized protein LOC120274945, translating to MIQGISAADVSSDKDQIGYIETSTTLTPSAMMSSEEYVSDNSSLLSLQPWIFKREKQEKMEGNEGDFHTMGYGLERLVNRFGTEFSPMSGDSIRRRSLFRSRRTRRYYVKPLTSVENSLIPQLYKDVEVEECIFSSPPPSLTPTLRPFCISDGSRIISKSSSGSSCMTLDNVLHKEVHELDYKNSELTSGETDKDGGAPRLPERSKQKRKNRRVNPERSQKHSHSRGLFDKIFMYCLGVNVGVMFAALANKRELEKLNGMLKYSESLVQDLQEELEMKDSVFVRELENETNEAREPNLISNAEKSTASIQNQALPSPEPVNVIEEDDQQAPSELASDPEALTKIEAELEAELERLEQSLNASSLKQRIHDLTELDPDLLVDVVHGELKADTIDTESLYEAKGDTDSTSAFETLDVNYAVSPTELSIRLHELIEVRLHERIEELERALSQSQQKAQLMETERVSTRIDFSISDTGSSSNQESPRSAEADIAQVHPLCINLTGDAVNAYDEAYEEFMRMTETLQLSTPTTTNADDEQIDECYVEETLPGFDDEAQTWGHMLKGKKYGDEIITDLGSEEDDVEDEEGKELIQKIVEKTKKGSPVLINAQMMFFALDT from the exons ATGATTCAAGGAATATCAGCAGCAGATGTTTCTTCAGATAAAGACCAAATTGGTTATATTGAAACATCGACAACATTGACACCATCGGCAATGATGAGTTCAGAGGAGTATGTAAGTGATAACAGTTCTCTTTTGAGTTTGCAGCCATGGATTTTTAAAAGGGAGAAACAAGAGAAGATGGAAGGGAATGAGGGTGATTTTCATACAATGGGTTATGGACTTGAAAGATTGGTGAACAGGTTTGGGACTGAGTTTTCTCCGATGAGTGGAGATAGCATTAGAAGGCGAAGCTTGTTTAGAAGTAGGAGAACTCGTCGATACTATGTTAAACCTCTTACTTCGGTTGAGAACTCACTGATCCCTCAGCTCTACAAGGATGTTGAGGTTGAAGAATGTATTTTTAGTTCGCCTCCGCCTTCGCTCACTCCAACTTTGAGACCATTCTGTATAAGTGATGGGAGTCGGATTATCAGCAAGTCAAGCTCTGGTTCTTCGTGTATGACACTTGACAATGTGTTGCATAAGGAAGTTCATGAACTTGATTACAAGAACAGCGAGTTGACTTCCGGAGAGACGGACAAGGATGGTGGGGCTCCCCGTCTTCCTGAACGAAgtaaacaaaagagaaagaacagGAGGGTGAATCCAGAGCGATCTCAGAAACATTCTCATTCTCGAG gtttatttgataaaatttttatgtacTGCCTTGGGGTAAATGTTGGTGTGATGTTTGCTGCTCTAGCGAATAAAAGAGAACTAGAGAAGTTGAATGGCATGTTGAAGTACTCAGAGAGCTTGGTTCAGGATTTGCAAGAGGAACTTGAGATGAAGGATTCAGTCTTTGTAAGGGAGCTTGAGAATGAAACCAATGAAGCTCGAGAGCCTAATCTGATTTCCAATGCCGAGAAATCTACTGCATCTATCCAGAATCAAGCCCTGCCATCCCCTGAACCTGTGAATGTGATAGAAGAAGATGATCAACAAGCCCCATCTGAGCTGGCAAGTGACCCGGAAGCTCTTACTAAAATTGAAGCTGAGCTTGAAGCTGAATTGGAGAGATTGGAACAGAGCTTGAATGCTTCTAGTTTGAAACAGAGAATTCATGATCTTACTGAG CTTGATCCAGATCTCCTAGTGGACGTCGTCCATGGGGAACTTAAAGCTGATACGATTGACACGGAAAGCCTGTATGAAGCCAAAGGAGATACTGACAGCACCTCTGCATTTGAGACACTCGATGTGAATTATGCTGTATCACCTACAGAACTAAGTATACGTCTTCATGAATTGATTGAAGTTCGGCTTCATGAACGCATTGAAGAGCTCGAGAGAGCCCTGTCACAGAGCCAGCAGAAAGCCCAACTTATGGAAACCGAGCGAGTGAGCACCAGGATAGACTTCTCAATCAGCGACACAGGATCGTCTTCCAATCAAGAAAGCCCGAGATCAGCAGAAGCAGACATTGCTCAAGTCCATCCACTCTGCATAAACTTGACCGGAGATGCAGTCAATGCTTATGACGAAGCTTACGAAGAGTTCATGCGGATGACCGAAACATTGCAGCTGAGTACTCCAACAACAACTAATGCTGATGATGAACAGATTGATGAGTGTTATGTAGAGGAAACATTACCAGGGTTTGATGATGAAGCACAGACATGGGGACACATGTTGAAAGGTAAAAAGTATGGTGATGAAATTATAACTGATTTAGGCAGTG